TCTTCAGACCGGGATTGAGCAGCTTGCTGGTCTCGGTGACCGGCTCCGGGTAGCTATCCGGGTCATTTACCTCGCCCGAGAACGCCACCAGCACACCCAGCGGGTAGTCGCGGCTTTCGATGTAGGCGCGAATAGCCTTCTGCCAGCGCACCGCTTCCTGCCGGGACGACACCACCACCATCGCCTTGGCCTTGCCTTCCAGCAGCGGCCGCACGTTCTCGCGGTAGTGCTCCACCACGATCTGCACCTTGGCGGCGATGTTGTACGGGTGCAGGCGGACCCACTGCATGATTCCCTTCATCGCGGTGCTGCGCTCGACCTGGGTGTGGTCGATTTCCTTGCCGTCATGGGCGAGGCGGAAGGCCAGGTCGTAGGGCGTGTAGTTGCGCAGCACGTCGAGGATGAAGCCCTCCTCGATTGCCTGCCGCATCGAATACACGTGGAACGGCTGCGGCAGCCCATCCGGGCCGGGACGGCCAAACAGCTCCAGCGTCTTGCCCTTCGGCGTGGCGGTGAAGGCAATGTAGGTTAGGCCGGACTCGGCGCTGCGCGCGCCCATCTGCGCGGCCAGCAGCGCCTCTGTGTCGATCTCGCCACCATCCTGCAGCTCGGCCCATTCCTGCGAGCTCAACAATTGTTTGAGCTTGGCCGCCGCCTGCCCGGTCTGCGAGCTATGCGCCTCGTCGGCAATCACCGCGAAGCGCTTGCCCTCGGTTGCGGCCAGCTCCTGCACCTCCTGCAGCGCGAAGGGGAACGTCTGGATGGTGCAGACGATGATTTTCTTGCCGTCCTTCAGCGCCTGCCCCAGCTGTGCACTCTTGCTGCCCTGCTCACCGGTGATGGTAGCCACCACGCCGGTAGTGCGCTCGAAGTCGAAGATCGCCTCCTGCAACTGGCTGTCCAGCACGTTGCGGTCGGACACGACCAGCACGCTGTCGAACACCTTCTCGTTGTCGCGGTGCAGGTCGGCGAGGAAGTGCGCGGTCCACGCGATCGAGTTGGTCTTGCCCGACCCGGCCGAATGCTGGATCAGATAGCGCTGCCCTGCCCCGTTCTCGTGGACATTGGCTACCAGCTTCCGGGTGGCGTCCAGCTGGTGGTAGCGCGGGAAGATCACCGCCTGCAGCTGCTTCTTCTCGTCGCGCTTGCCGATCAGGTAGCGGCCGAGGATCTCCAGCCAGCTGTCGCGCTCCCACACCTCCTCCCACAGGTAGCGGGTGGCGAAGCCCGCCGGGTCCGGCGCGTTACCGGCGCCCCCCGCATTGCCGCGGTTGAACGGCAGGAAGCGCGTGGCCTCCCCCGCCAGCCGCGTGGTCATCTTCACCTCGGCCTGGCTGACCGCGAAGTGCACCAGCGCGCCGCCGGGGAACGCCAGCAGCGGCTCGCTCAGCCCGCCCTTGGGGTGCGGGTGCCGGTCGAACCGGTACTGGTCCACCGCATCGCTCACGCTCTGGGTGAAATCCGACTTCAACTCCGCCGTCGCCACCGCGATGCCGTTGACGAACAGCACCAGGTCCAGGCAATCGTTGGGCCGATTGGGCGAGTGCTTGACCTGCCGCACCACCCGCAGCCGGTTGGCGGCGTAGTGCTGCTGGGTCACCGGGTTCATCGCCAGTGCCGGCCTGAACTGCACCAGCGACAGCGGCTGCTTGAGCCCCAGCATCTCCACCCCACGGCGCAGGACGTCGAGCGTGCCGCGCTCGTCGAGGTTCTTGCGCACGCGCTCGGCCAGCCGATCGCCCAGTTGCGGGCCATGGGTCTTCAGCAGGCGCTGCCAGCTGTCGGGCTGGGTCGCTTCGATCCATGCGAGCAGGTCGGGTAGGAACAGACCGTGCTGGCGGTCGTAGTGGGCGGCATCACCTTCGGCATGGAGCCAGCCGTTGGCCGCAAGGTGCGCGCAGATTTCGCGCTCGAAGTGGTGCTCCTGGTGCAGGTTCATGCGTCCATCCTCGGGCAAAGCGCGACACGCGTGCTCACTTGGGCAGCTTCTCTATGCGCGGGACCAGCACATCCGTCATTCGGTACGCCAAGTCGACCAGTCGATCTTGAATAAGCGGCCACTCGCTCTCGTCAACGGACCAGCCTCCGTCGGTCAATGCCCGGATCTTTGACCTCTTTCGATCGGCCTGGCCCAGCCACTCCAACGGAGCGCCGAACGCTTCCTCGATCTCCGCACGCTGGTCATGGAGCAAGTCGAAGAGCGCCGTCCCCCCGTCTTCGTGATGGATCAGGCAGCTCACGCGCGCTTCTGCCCGTGTCATGGCCACGTTGAACCGAAACCCGCTTCGACCGATGCCCACTCCAAGCCACGGGTTGGAGCTGCGGTTTCGCCTCTGGAAAAGCGTGCCCCGCTCGTTGGCCTTGACAAGGAACTGGTCCCAGAAGCGCCGATACACCTCCTCCCTGGCGTCGTCATCCCCTTCTTCCGGTTCGTGTTCGCCGGCGGGGACTCCTTCCTCCCACTCGGCGTAGGACCTTCCGGTGCCTTCCTCTCGCCAGCTCAACCGACCGTTGGCCGACCGTCCCCACACCACGGCCGCAGCTGCACTTGGACTGCTGAACCAGGTATCGCGAAGAAACTCCCGACTTTCTCCCACGGCTGGAGCAAGAGTGCCGTTCTCGACGAGATCCTGATGCAGGACCTTATAACCGGCATCGACACCGACCCAATCCGCTCGCGCATGGGAGCCTGCGAATACGACGAACTGTCCATCGACCTGCTGGCCCGTCGCCCGAATCTGCTGGTTAAGCCCCCCGAGCACAAACACCGGTGAGTCCACGTCTGGCGTCACGGCCGGAGCGACTACCCGGGCGCGTCCAGCTAATTGCCAGTGATCCTCTGCCAGCTTGAGGAGGGCAGCCTGCCGAGCCTGTAGGACAGCCGTATCCCATTGCGTCTCTTGGAGCACTTGCGTTGTCAATGGAAACGCACAGGCCCCACCCTTGCTGAAGTACGCCTGCTTTTTGCGGTCGAAGTCGTAGTTGTTCGCCGCACTGTTCTTCTTGCGGTTGAGCAGCGCCAGGTTGCCCAGACGATGAACCCACCCCTGGCGCTCTTGTTCGCTTGGCATCCACTTCACCCAAACGCTGTCCGGGCGCGGCTGCTGCGGGAGCACGTGCTCAACCGTGACCTGCTGGTGCTGCATGGTCATGCTGCCGTCCGAGGCCAATGCGTCCATCCGAAGCAGGATGAGCCCCAGCGCTCGCGCCGAATGAGTGCGATAGAGCGGCCCCTCGAGCATGCTGTACATCTCGTGCTGCTCGGCGGGCGGTAATTGCAATGGCGAGCCTGCGGCTTCCAGGTCATCGCCGGCCTCCACGGCAGCCGTGAGACGCGAGAAGCGCTCGATTCGCTCGTTGACCCCTGCCTTGCGCACCAGCATTGAATACGCCAAGCGCTCCAGACCGGCTACAAACGAAAGCAACGCGTCCGGATTCGACGAGTGTCGCGTGAAATAAGCAAGCGCCGGGGGCATCCAGTCCTTGAACTCCAGCCGGTTGAGCCAGCGCAGCGAGTCGTTGATCGCCTCGGCGTGTCGGGTGCTCGCGTGGTCCGCATCGCTGATCTCGCGATAGGCCTGCGCCATCGGCGACAGCACCTTGTCCACAAACAGCCGGGGGTCGGACGGGCCCACATGCTCGCGGAACTCCTTGAGCAAGGTGCCCTGTGGCTTGGCCTTGCGATAGACCATGCGGATGTGGCTGAACAGTTCACCAAAGCTGTCCCGCCCCAAGTCGGACTCCAGACCTTCCCACTTCTCGGTGTAGCCCGAACGAGCCGCCTCCGGGACCGCTCCGATGATTTCCGCCTTCAGGATATCCGTGGCCGACAGATCCAGCCCTCGGCTGTTCATGACGCCGAAGATCCGGTACGCGGAATCCAGATCGGGCGTCGCCACGGCGACCAGATAGCAGCGCGTCACGATGAATTGGACAAGTCGCACCAGCAGGGGGGCGTCGAGATTCGTGAGCACCGACATGAAGTAACGCGCGTTTTCACGCAGGCGGGCCTGACTGTCCGGCAAGGACTCATCACCGGACACCAGCTTCTCGATCCCTCCCTCGTGCTGCACACGTTCCCGGAAGAACTGCATGTCTCGCTCCCGCAGCGTCAGCCGGTAGTGGTTATCAGTGGCCGAGACGATGTCACCTTGGTCATAGATCCGGCGCGTAATGCCGCGGCGCACGTTCTCGTCCTTCACCACAGAGCGTATGCAGGCCAGCAGCAGCG
The genomic region above belongs to Lysobacter avium and contains:
- a CDS encoding type I restriction endonuclease subunit R is translated as MNLHQEHHFEREICAHLAANGWLHAEGDAAHYDRQHGLFLPDLLAWIEATQPDSWQRLLKTHGPQLGDRLAERVRKNLDERGTLDVLRRGVEMLGLKQPLSLVQFRPALAMNPVTQQHYAANRLRVVRQVKHSPNRPNDCLDLVLFVNGIAVATAELKSDFTQSVSDAVDQYRFDRHPHPKGGLSEPLLAFPGGALVHFAVSQAEVKMTTRLAGEATRFLPFNRGNAGGAGNAPDPAGFATRYLWEEVWERDSWLEILGRYLIGKRDEKKQLQAVIFPRYHQLDATRKLVANVHENGAGQRYLIQHSAGSGKTNSIAWTAHFLADLHRDNEKVFDSVLVVSDRNVLDSQLQEAIFDFERTTGVVATITGEQGSKSAQLGQALKDGKKIIVCTIQTFPFALQEVQELAATEGKRFAVIADEAHSSQTGQAAAKLKQLLSSQEWAELQDGGEIDTEALLAAQMGARSAESGLTYIAFTATPKGKTLELFGRPGPDGLPQPFHVYSMRQAIEEGFILDVLRNYTPYDLAFRLAHDGKEIDHTQVERSTAMKGIMQWVRLHPYNIAAKVQIVVEHYRENVRPLLEGKAKAMVVVSSRQEAVRWQKAIRAYIESRDYPLGVLVAFSGEVNDPDSYPEPVTETSKLLNPGLKNRDIREAFAQPEFHLLLVANKFQTGFDQPLLCGMYVDKKLGGIQAVQTLSRLNRAHPGKDTTYVLDFVNEAGDVLKAFKTYYETAELEATTDPNLIFDLRAKLDAAGHYDDFEVERLAKVEMDPRATQAQLVAAIHPVADRLLKRYKAVQQSRTAAMEADDGEAEKSAKDELDALVLFKGDMASFNRLYAFLSQMFDYGNTAIEKRFMFYLRLLPLLEFGRERDTVDLSKVVLTHHTLRSGGKQPLNLNADGSYKLPPLDAVGSGRVQDKQQAYLAEIIEKVNGLFEGQLTDDDQLVYVNGVLKGKLLENETLIQQAAGNSKEQFANSPDLKQALMNAIMDALDAHNTMSSQALASERVREGLKDILMGPAQLYEALRAQGEVPRANG
- a CDS encoding DUF4268 domain-containing protein codes for the protein MRHTLSAKEQPLAKIFSDEYMFSIPAYQRPYSWGRDQAQELLDDLLGYMRDAGKTLGEIPPYFLGSLVLIKGESSPAAQVVDGQQRLTTLTLLLACIRSVVKDENVRRGITRRIYDQGDIVSATDNHYRLTLRERDMQFFRERVQHEGGIEKLVSGDESLPDSQARLRENARYFMSVLTNLDAPLLVRLVQFIVTRCYLVAVATPDLDSAYRIFGVMNSRGLDLSATDILKAEIIGAVPEAARSGYTEKWEGLESDLGRDSFGELFSHIRMVYRKAKPQGTLLKEFREHVGPSDPRLFVDKVLSPMAQAYREISDADHASTRHAEAINDSLRWLNRLEFKDWMPPALAYFTRHSSNPDALLSFVAGLERLAYSMLVRKAGVNERIERFSRLTAAVEAGDDLEAAGSPLQLPPAEQHEMYSMLEGPLYRTHSARALGLILLRMDALASDGSMTMQHQQVTVEHVLPQQPRPDSVWVKWMPSEQERQGWVHRLGNLALLNRKKNSAANNYDFDRKKQAYFSKGGACAFPLTTQVLQETQWDTAVLQARQAALLKLAEDHWQLAGRARVVAPAVTPDVDSPVFVLGGLNQQIRATGQQVDGQFVVFAGSHARADWVGVDAGYKVLHQDLVENGTLAPAVGESREFLRDTWFSSPSAAAAVVWGRSANGRLSWREEGTGRSYAEWEEGVPAGEHEPEEGDDDAREEVYRRFWDQFLVKANERGTLFQRRNRSSNPWLGVGIGRSGFRFNVAMTRAEARVSCLIHHEDGGTALFDLLHDQRAEIEEAFGAPLEWLGQADRKRSKIRALTDGGWSVDESEWPLIQDRLVDLAYRMTDVLVPRIEKLPK